A stretch of the Arachis stenosperma cultivar V10309 chromosome 6, arast.V10309.gnm1.PFL2, whole genome shotgun sequence genome encodes the following:
- the LOC130934529 gene encoding uncharacterized protein LOC130934529 yields the protein MEVEVEVEVRGGGKGRRGVGGYAGWEWGWGCGKRKRGGGGRGGGGGRGQGGGEAGRGRGKGFRGEGDGGGVGGGAGGGVGGGCGGGVSVGGGGGGGSNYVGSGEVELGGSGLSADTVDDSPLSGAVRINIRKTMIDLNMLDESSQKGSNIELPNADMMQQALLGRVLL from the exons ATGGAGGTAgaggtggaggtggaggtgAGGGGTGGGGGGAAGGGGAGACGGGGAGTGGGTGGGTACGCGGGGTGGGAGTGGGGGTGGGGGTGCGGGAAGCGAAAACGGGGAGGGGGTGGGCGTGGGGGGGGAGGGGGAAGGGGACAGGGGGGAGGGGAAGcagggagggggagggggaaggGGTTTAGGGGGGAGGGGGATGGTGGCGGCGTTGGTGgtggtgctggtggtggtgttggtggAGGTTGTGGCGGTGGTGTTagtgttggtggtggtggtggtggaggaagTAATTATGTTGGTAGTGGTgagg TTGAGTTGGGTGGATCAGGATTATCTGCGGATACAGTTGATGATAGTCCATTAAGTGGAGCAGTTAGAATAAATATTAGAAAGACGATGATTGATCTAAATATGCTAGATGAAAGTAGTCAAAAGGGGTCAAATATTGAACTTCCTAATGCTGACATGATGCAACAGGCGCTCCTCGGTCGCGTCCTGCTCTAG
- the LOC130932936 gene encoding small ribosomal subunit protein S13, mitochondrial-like, protein MLGLRNATNVVLRLRQSLSVWGVRAQNINIGGGVGGEIPDQKRLQYALQHIHGIGRSKAHHIVCELGVENKYVRDLSKREFYSLRELLSKYLIGNDLKKCVERDVGRLVGIQCYRGIRHVDGLPCRGQRTHTNARTRKSRPTWRGTR, encoded by the exons ATGTTGGGTCTCCGCAATGCCACGAATGTTGTTCTCCGCCTTCGTCAAAGCCTTTCC GTTTGGGGCGTGCGTGCACAAAATATAAACATTGGAGGTGGTGTTGGAGGTGAAATCCCTGACCAGAAGCGCCTCCAATATGCTCTTCAGCATATCCATGGCATTGGGCGTTCCAAGGCTCATCACATTGTCTGCGAGCTCGGTGTCGAAAACAAATATGTTAGAGACCTTAGCAAGAGAGAGTTTTACTCCCTTCGCGAATTGCTTTCCAAGTACTTGATTGGGAATGATTTG AAAAAATGTGTTGAAAGAGATGTGGGGAGGTTGGTGGGCATTCAGTGCTACAGAGGCATCAGGCATGTCGATGGCTTACCCTGTCGAGGCCAGCGAACTCATACCAATGCCCGCACCAGGAAGAGCAGGCCTACTTGGAGGGGAACAAGATGA
- the LOC130934530 gene encoding protein FAR1-RELATED SEQUENCE 9-like, producing MYERRHSWATAHIQVKFFARFRTTSRCEGLHAVISRYVKSRYSYTEFLRHFYRCLMFVRAKEVEADFECAKGDPVMTTNLKQLERSAADNYTRAIFYLFVPILDRACAMRVVDSEDNGSYFIHTVSQYGTPGKEWRVVATSDTREVRCTCMRMECFGVPYEHIIAVLVLNNVHEIPRSLILPRWTKDAKLVAVESMGVIWDSVQLTQHWCLMDWYRKVCKIACHSTEKFQFARDIAVLMLKHFENEDAGNTSFPHEGPPTEGGRPPARNSPRRNTKGNGAHGGKKTQRCRLCREVGHNRTTCPEHCTMELSSSVAEDMDSMDTDVVYDNISGDLYATAEIPSFQCSDSDTQAGFANSDFAGIKTSGPVMSLAN from the exons ATGTACGAGAGAAGGCACAGCTGGGCCACAGCACACATACAGGTAAAGTTCTTTGCCAGATTTCGAACAACATCAAGGTGCGAGGGCTTGCACGCTGTGATATCACGGTATGTTAAGTCTCGATACAGCTACACTGAGTTTTTACGTCATTTCTATCGATGCTTGATGTTCGTCCGCGCAAAGGAGGTGGAGGCTGATTTCGAGTGCGCAAAGGGTGACCCTGTTATGACCACCAACCTGAAACAGCTGGAGCGGAGTGCAGCCGACAACTACACTCGTGCGATATTCTATTTGTTTGTTCCCATTCTTGACAGGGCCTGTGCAATGAGGGTGGTTGACTCTGAAGACAACGGTTCCTATTTTATTCACACCGTCTCTCAATACGGCACTCCGGGAAAGGAGTGGCGTGTTGTTGCAACGTCTGATACGAGGGAGGTCCGATGCACGTGCATGAGAATGGAATGTTTCGGGGTCCCCTACGAACATATAATTGCGGTGCTTGTTCTTAACAATGTTCATGAGATCCCGAGGTCTCTGATATTACCGAGATGGACCAAGGATGCAAAACTTGTGGCGGTGGAGTCGATGGGCGTGATTTGGGATTCTGTACAACTGACGCAACACTGGTGCCTGATGGATTGGTACCGGAAAGTGTGCAAGATTGCATGTCACAGCACCGAAAAGTTCCAGTTTGCAAGAGACATAGCCGTGCTGATGCTGAAGCACTTCGAAAACGAAGATGCAGGGAACACCAGTTTTCCACATGAGGGGCCACCTACTGAGGGTGGCAGACCCCCGGCGCGAAATTCACCCAGGCGCAATACAAAGGGTAACGGTGCTCATGGTGGAAAGAAGACCCAGCGATGTCGTTTGTGCCGGGAGGTGGGACACAACAGGACGACGTGTCCAGAGCATTGCACAATGGAACTATCCAGCTCAGTTGCAGAAGACATGGATTCGATGGACACTGACGTG GTCTATGATAACATATCTGGCGATCTGTATGCGACCGCGGAGATTCCTTCGTTCCAATGCTCCGATAGTGACACGCAGGCTGGGTTTGCTAACAGCGACTTCGCTGGGATCAAGACGTCCGGGCCAGTCATGTCTCTCGCCAATTGA
- the LOC130934531 gene encoding B3 domain-containing protein REM14-like yields the protein MPQLADCRFFRFIIPNMENQIRLPVAFSNVVRDNMSNPVEVITTNGQSWSISWDVEEEHSHQIVFTGGWRAFYEHYHLRIGDSMLLSYHQPKFFYVAIHDTRYFEINYGRNLRNGSLPAIPAHGNYTVQFFTIIPVNDPDTLKLPLRFSREYGRSLPRPLTLTTPTGHRHRVGWNMQPNGRIVLHGGWDGVRACYSLRDEWLVLFRYHTIQNTMYVMFFNGHTMEINYLAHAGPGTDSTCITDPSAPRSRHIADGFRSTNPFFVSPIMHRLANRFLPNVPPLSGVCEDSPITITNDRGAWTVRYTHYVGRTNECFGIGWSALATACQLRHGHVCVFERLAPQEYRLHIY from the exons ATGCCGCAGCTCGCTGATTGTCGCTTCTTCAGATTCATAATCCCCAACATGGAGAATCAAATT AGATTGCCGGTGGCCTTCTCCAACGTTGTACGGGATAACATGAGCAACCCCGTCGAGGTAATCACAACAAACGGTCAGTCGTGGAGCATCTCATGGGATGTGGAGGAGGAGCATTCGCATCAAATCGTATTCACCGGAGGCTGGCGAGCCTTTTATGAACACTACCACCTACGAATCGGTGACTCAATGCTGCTATCGTATCACCAACCGAAGTTTTTCTATGTGGCCATCCACGACACAAGATACTTCGAGATCAACTACGGAAG AAACTTGAGAAACGGAAGTCTTCCGGCAATACCCGCACATGGCAACTATACAGTCCAGTTCTTCACGATAATCCCGGTGAACGACCCTGATACACTG AAGCTCCCGCTACGGTTCTCCCGGGAATATGGCCGGTCCCTACCGCGACCACTGACCCTAACCACGCCTACAGGACATCGTCATCGCGTGGGCTGGAATATGCAACCTAATGGGAGGATCGTGCTTCATGGAGGATGGGACGGTGTCCGGGCATGCTATAGCCTAAGGGATGAGTGGCTTGTGCTGTTCCGTTATCACACCATTCAGAACACAATGTACGTCATGTTCTTCAACGGTCATACAATGGAAATCAACTACTTGGCCCATGCCGGCCCCGGGACGGACTCCACTTGTATAACCGATCCGTCGGCCCCCAGGTCAAGGCACATAGCCGATGGGTTCAGATCGACCAATCCGTTCTTTGTAAGTCCAATCATGCACCGACTGGCAAACCGTTTTCTC CCGAATGTCCCCCCTCTGTCGGGAGTATGCGAGGATAGCCCAATTACAATTACCAACGACAGGGGCGCGTGGACCGTTCGGTATACGCACTATGTCGGGAGGACGAACGAATGCTTTGGAATTGGCTGGTCTGCCTTAGCAACTGCATGCCAACTAAGACACggccatgtttgtgtcttcgaACGGCTTGCGCCGCAAGAATACCGGCTGCATATATATTGA